The genomic window CGTGGGCGCGCTGCTGGCGGCGCTGCGCTACCGGCTGGAACCGCGCCTGGCGGCCGCGGGCATCCAGCTGGAGTGGGGCGTGGAAGAGGTGCCGACGGTAAAGGGGCTCGACGCGCAAGGCATGCGGCAATTGCAGTTCCTGCTGTTCGAGGCGGTTTCCAACGTGATGCAGCACGCCCAGGCAAAGACGCTGCGGATCGAGTCGCAAGCGCAGGCCGGAAGGGTGCAGTTGCGTGTGATCGACGACGGCCGGGGTTTCGACGCGTCCCAGGTGCCGCGGGCACTCACGGAGCGCGCCGGCGCAGTCGGCGCCCGGCTGGCGGTCGAAAGCCGACCGGGACGCACGGTCGTTCAGTTCGAATTCGACTGACGGGGCGTGCCGGGCGCGGATAATCCAGCCCATGTCCGCCGTGTTCAATCAGCCCTCCCTGGCGCGCCGCGTCGCGCCCATCTTCCAGGGGTTCGACGGCTTTCTGGCTTTCGCCGTGCTGTTGCTGGCCTTCGCCGGGTTGCTGACCATGTATTCGTCGGGCTACGACCACGGCTCGCGTTTTTCCGACCATGGCCGCAACATGCTGCTGGCGGGCTTCATCATGTTCGTGGTGGCCCAGGTGCCGCCGCAGCGGCTGATGATGTTTGCGGTGCCGGTGTATGTGACCGGGGTGGCGCTGTTGATTGCGGTTGCGCTCTTCGGAATCACGAAGAAGGGGGCCACGCGCTGGATCAACCTCGGCGTGGTGATCCAGCCGAGCGAAATCTTGAAAATTGCGATGCCGCTGATGCTGGCCTGGTGGTTCCAGCGCCGCGAGGGCCAGTTGCGGCCGCTCGATTTCGTGGTGGCTACGGTGCTGCTGGCCATTCCGGTCGGGCTCATCATGAAGCAGCCCGACCTGGGCACTTCGCTGCTGGTGCTCGCTGCCGGCCTCGCGGTGATCTTTTTTGCCGGGCTGCCGTGGAAGCTCATCGTGCCGCCGGTGGTGATCGGCGCCGTGGCAATCACGCTGATCGTGAGCTTCGAGTCGCGGCTGTGCGCGGAGGGCGTCGACTGGCGGGTGCTGCATGACTACCAGAAGCAGCGCGTGTGCACGCTGCTCGACCCGAGCAAGGATCCGCTGGGCAAGGGGTTCCACATCATCCAGGGGATGATCGCCATTGGTTCGGGCGGCGTGGGCGGCAAGGGGTTCATGCAGGGCACGCAGACGCATCTCGAATTCATTCCCGAGCGCACCACCGACTTCATCTTTGCCGCTTATTCCGAGGAATTCGGCCTGGTGGGCAATTTGGCCCTGATTGCGGCTTTCATCCTGTTGATCTTCCGCGGGCTGGCCATTGCGACCAACGCCACCACGCTGTTCTCTCGGCTCCTGGCCGGGGCGGTAACGATGATTTTCTTCACCTACGCCTTCGTCAACATGGGCATGGTGAGCGGCATCCTGCCGGTGGTGGGCGTGCCGCTGCCGTTCATCAGCTACGGCGGTACCGCCATGGTCACGCTGGGGCTGGGGCTTGGCATTCTGATGTCGATCGCCCGGGCCAGGAAGCTCTCCCAAAACTAGGCGCGCAGCCTTGGCCCCGGTTGGGGCAAGGCGAAGCGCCGCCGGGCGCGCGCGGCAAGGGGGCGAGCCCTAGAATCCACTTCATGATCTCTCGCGAACCCACCATCGAGCGCCTTGCCACGGCGCAACAGCTCCTGCTCACGCCGTTCGGCCTCGACGAATCGCACCTGAGCAAGGCCCTGGCCGAGATCACCGCCCACAAGGTGGACGATGCCGACTTGTACTTCCAGTACACGCGCAGCGAGGGCTGGAGCCTCGAGGAAGGCATCGTCAAGACCGGCAGCTTCAGCATCGACCAGGGTGTCGGCGTGCGCGCGGTCAGCGGCGAGAAGACCGCCTTCGCCTATTCAGACGATATTTCCGAGGCGTCGCTGCTCGATGCGGCCCGCACGGTCCGCTCGATTTCTTCCGCCGGCCGCACCGGCCGCGTGAAGACGCCGGCGCGCAAGATTGCGTCGAGCCGTTCGCTCTACAACGGCGTCGATCCCATTTCGACGCTCGATAGCGCGGCCAAGGTCCAACTGCTCGAGCGGGTCGAAAAGCTCGCACGCTCGCGCGATCCGCGCGTGGCGCAGGTCATGGCCGGTTTGGCGAGCGAGTACGACGTGGTGCTGGTGGCGCGCGCCGACGGCACGCTGGCAGCCGACGTACGGCCGCTGGTGCGCCTGTCGGTGACCGTGATCGCCGAGCAGAACGGCCGCCGCGAGGTTGGCTCCGGCGGCGGTGGCGGGCGCTTCGGGCTGGCCTATTTCACCGACGAGCAGATGGCCGAATACGTCGACCAAGCCGTGAAGGCTGCGCTGACCAACCTCGACGCCCGTCCGGCGCCCGCTGGCGAGATGACGGTCGTGCTCGGCTCCGGCTGGCCCGGCATCCTGCTGCACGAGGCCATCGGCCACGGGCTGGAAGGCGATTTCAACCGCAAGGGCTCGAGCGCATTCTCGGGCCGCATCGGCCAGCGCGTGGCGGCCAAGGGCGTGACGGTGCTGGACGACGGCACCATTGCCGACCGCCGCGGCTCGCTCAACGTGGACGACGAGGGCAATGCGAGCCAGCGCAACGTGCTCATCGAAGACGGCATCCTCAAGGGCTACATCCAGGATTCGCTCAACGCGCGCCTCATGAAGGTCAAGCCCACCGGCAACGGCCGGCGCGAGAGCTATGCCCACGTGCCGATGCCGCGCATGACCAACACCTACATGCTTGGCGGCGACAAGGACCCGAAGGAAATCGTCGCCAGCATCAAGAAGGGCCTGTACGCCACCAACTTCGGCGGCGGCCAGGTCGACATCACAAGTGGCAAGTTCGTGTTCTCGGCCAGCGAGGCCTTCTGGGTCGAGAACGGCAAGATCCAATACCCCGTGAAGGGCGCGACCATCGTGGGCAACGGCCCTGACGCGCTCACCCGCGTGACCATGATCGGCAACGA from Variovorax paradoxus includes these protein-coding regions:
- the rodA gene encoding rod shape-determining protein RodA, which produces MSAVFNQPSLARRVAPIFQGFDGFLAFAVLLLAFAGLLTMYSSGYDHGSRFSDHGRNMLLAGFIMFVVAQVPPQRLMMFAVPVYVTGVALLIAVALFGITKKGATRWINLGVVIQPSEILKIAMPLMLAWWFQRREGQLRPLDFVVATVLLAIPVGLIMKQPDLGTSLLVLAAGLAVIFFAGLPWKLIVPPVVIGAVAITLIVSFESRLCAEGVDWRVLHDYQKQRVCTLLDPSKDPLGKGFHIIQGMIAIGSGGVGGKGFMQGTQTHLEFIPERTTDFIFAAYSEEFGLVGNLALIAAFILLIFRGLAIATNATTLFSRLLAGAVTMIFFTYAFVNMGMVSGILPVVGVPLPFISYGGTAMVTLGLGLGILMSIARARKLSQN
- the tldD gene encoding metalloprotease TldD → MISREPTIERLATAQQLLLTPFGLDESHLSKALAEITAHKVDDADLYFQYTRSEGWSLEEGIVKTGSFSIDQGVGVRAVSGEKTAFAYSDDISEASLLDAARTVRSISSAGRTGRVKTPARKIASSRSLYNGVDPISTLDSAAKVQLLERVEKLARSRDPRVAQVMAGLASEYDVVLVARADGTLAADVRPLVRLSVTVIAEQNGRREVGSGGGGGRFGLAYFTDEQMAEYVDQAVKAALTNLDARPAPAGEMTVVLGSGWPGILLHEAIGHGLEGDFNRKGSSAFSGRIGQRVAAKGVTVLDDGTIADRRGSLNVDDEGNASQRNVLIEDGILKGYIQDSLNARLMKVKPTGNGRRESYAHVPMPRMTNTYMLGGDKDPKEIVASIKKGLYATNFGGGQVDITSGKFVFSASEAFWVENGKIQYPVKGATIVGNGPDALTRVTMIGNDMALDSGVGTCGKEGQSVPVGVGQPTLRIDGLTVGGTA